In Sorghum bicolor cultivar BTx623 chromosome 8, Sorghum_bicolor_NCBIv3, whole genome shotgun sequence, one genomic interval encodes:
- the LOC8074268 gene encoding uncharacterized protein LOC8074268 isoform X2, translated as MTEEVIKEAIVTSTPASAEPKCGDLLINSPVIMDGSGVTPDVKRKEKPVPHYLRASTSSCHDNCKYGIKHSSEPKKYWPVSRKQLRRASTGNQELDRVQIVLPQKYRPTKEDQKLKVSHVKGGNSTAPAKPEFITLKAPLESVPDHSESIPCVEDSSAEASELAVAGTLPIVSECFVVSHDDVTDCGDGESLDAAESIELEMPLAIQDIDESDEHIEDTILPADSVCGVEEQSLVDHVPDQSANECASSDIRTPQTVIASEKHDQAGLGTKSESLSKGPVKPKAKATSSITRDKGSSQKNGRTPHLTSTSTAVDSSSGPKTARKPADVTVTTKFSNTERKSRPTVTSAVQKAKEIKVRSASNSKDSSGEPSRLAKLKASTMKTAPSPSLPSGKQTNRKMTGNNVGKNPQILPKKREEKVKIGPLKLSRSLNLSGKSLSGVKLRTVRKEKIAPPINSSKKVSGTENSSTDAKEAKQRILKTASPKLRKLETNNKEIGPRKEKIDTARTANARRAKPAPATTSSTVVPAQPPRKLTFRRGKVLNPDESSSSTPRRLRFRPAIAAADATARSRGSSRVASRRIGSGGAAARDAGAEVVVLRRRQDDGKETKKQEPGLFNNVIEETASRLVAEARKSKVKALVGAFETVISLQETSKAAAAPAMAAGVVVP; from the exons ATGACTGAAGAAGTGATAAAAGAGGCCATCGTCACCTCCACTCCTGCATCAGCTGAACCAAAATGCGGAGACCTCCTGATAAACTCTCCAGTAATCATGGATGGCAGCGGCGTGACACCTGATGTCAAGAGGAAGGAGAAGCCGGTGCCGCATTACCTGAGAGCATCCACGAGCTCTTGCCATGACAACTGCAAGTATGGGATCAAGCATTCCTCTGAACCCAAGAAGTATTGGCCTGTTAGTCGCAAGCAATTGCGCCGTGCGAGCACTGGGAATCAGGAACTCGACCGGGTTCAGATCGTACTACCACAAAAATACAGACCAACAAAGGAGGACCAGAAGCTCAAGGTTTCTCATGTGAAAGGTGGTAACAGTACTGCTCCTGCTAAGCCTGAATTCATCACTCTGAAAGCACCACTTGAAAGTGTACCTGATCATTCTGAAAGCATTCCCTGCGTGGAAGATTCATCAGCTGAAGCATCTGAACTTGCTGTGGCTGGAACCCTGCCAATTGTTTCAGAATGCTTCGTCGTCTCTCATGATGATGTGACAGACTGTGGAGATGGAGAGTCGTTGGATGCAGCTGAAAGCATTGAGCTGGAGATGCCATTAGCTATCCAGGACATCGATGAATCCGACGAACACATTGAGGATACCATTCTGCCTGCTGACAGTGTATGCGGAGTTGAGGAACAATCACTTGTGGATCATGTGCCTGATCAATCAGCAAATGAGTGTGCAAGTTCAGATATCAGGACTCCCCAGACTGTGATAGCTTCTGAGAAGCATGATCAAGCCGGGCTTGGGACTAAATCAGAGAGTCTGTCTAAGGGGCCTGTGAAACCGAAGGCGAAGGCCACATCGAGTATTACGAGAGACAAAGGCTCAAGTCAGAAAAATGGAAGAACACCTCACCTGACATCTACCAGTACAGCAGTTGACAGCTCCAGTGGACCAAAGACAGCAAGAAAACCTGCAGATGTTACTGTTACCACCAAATTCAGTAACACAGAGAGAAAATCCAGGCCTACAGTTACATCAGCTGTGCAAAAAGCTAAGGAGATCAAAGTACGCTCAGCATCTAACTCAAAGGATTCATCTGGGGAACCATCTAGGTTGGCAAAGCTAAAGGCTTCGACAATGAAAACCGCGCCATCTCCATCACTTCCTTCAGGGAAACAGACCAACAGAAAGATGACAGGGAACAATGTTGGCAAGAATCCTCAAATTCTTCCaaagaagagagaagaaaaggtaAAAATAGGTCCACTGAAACTGTCGAGATCTTTAAACTTGTCTGGCAAGTCGCTCTCGGGTGTAAAGTTGAGGACAGTCAGAAAAGAGAAAATTGCTCCCCCAATCAACAGCAGCAAGAAGGTTTCTGGAACAGAAAATTCTAGTACTGATGCCAAGGAGGCTAAACAGAGAATTCTGAAGACGGCTTCACCAAAACTGCGGAAACTGGAGACTAACAACAAAGAGATCGGACCTCGCAAAG AAAAAATCGACACTGCAAGAACTGCCAACGCAAGGAGGGCAAAGCCTGCGCCGGCAACCACCTCGAGCACCGTGGTGCCAGCGCAGCCGCCTCGCAAACTGACGTTCCGGCGGGGCAAGGTACTGAACCCCGacgagagcagcagcagcaccccgAGACGGCTCCGGTTCAGGCCTGCCATAGCCGCGGCAGACGCGACAGCCAGGAGCAGAGGCAGCAGCAGGGTCGCCAGCCGGAGGatcggcagcggcggcgctgcagcGAGAGACGCGGGCGCCGAGGTCGtcgtgctgcggcggcggcaggaCGACGGTAAGGAGACGAAAAAGCAGGAGCCGGGGCTGTTCAACAACGTGATCGAGGAGACGGCGAGCCGGCTCGTCGCGGAGGCGAGGAAGAGCAAGGTGAAGGCGCTCGTCGGCGCCTTTGAGACCGTCATCTCGCTGCAGGAAACCAGCAAGGCCGCTGCTGCTCCGGCTATGGCAGCAGGTGTCGTCGTGCCATGA
- the LOC8074268 gene encoding uncharacterized protein LOC8074268 isoform X1, translating to MTEEVIKEAIVTSTPASAEPKCGDLLINSPVIMDGSGVTPDVKRKEKPVPHYLRASTSSCHDNCKYGIKHSSEPKKYWPVSRKQLRRASTGNQELDRVQIVLPQKYRPTKEDQKLKVSHVKGGNSTAPAKPEFITLKAPLESVPDHSESIPCVEDSSAEASELAVAGTLPIVSECFVVSHDDVTDCGDGESLDAAESIELEMPLAIQDIDESDEHIEDTILPADSVCGVEEQSLVDHVPDQSANECASSDIRTPQTVIASEKHDQAGLGTKSESLSKGPVKPKAKATSSITRDKGSSQKNGRTPHLTSTSTAVDSSSGPKTARKPADVTVTTKFSNTERKSRPTVTSAVQKAKEIKVRSASNSKDSSGEPSRLAKLKASTMKTAPSPSLPSGKQTNRKMTGNNVGKNPQILPKKREEKVKIGPLKLSRSLNLSGKSLSGVKLRTVRKEKIAPPINSSKKVSGTENSSTDAKEAKQRILKTASPKLRKLETNNKEIGPRKASVSAEKIDTARTANARRAKPAPATTSSTVVPAQPPRKLTFRRGKVLNPDESSSSTPRRLRFRPAIAAADATARSRGSSRVASRRIGSGGAAARDAGAEVVVLRRRQDDGKETKKQEPGLFNNVIEETASRLVAEARKSKVKALVGAFETVISLQETSKAAAAPAMAAGVVVP from the exons ATGACTGAAGAAGTGATAAAAGAGGCCATCGTCACCTCCACTCCTGCATCAGCTGAACCAAAATGCGGAGACCTCCTGATAAACTCTCCAGTAATCATGGATGGCAGCGGCGTGACACCTGATGTCAAGAGGAAGGAGAAGCCGGTGCCGCATTACCTGAGAGCATCCACGAGCTCTTGCCATGACAACTGCAAGTATGGGATCAAGCATTCCTCTGAACCCAAGAAGTATTGGCCTGTTAGTCGCAAGCAATTGCGCCGTGCGAGCACTGGGAATCAGGAACTCGACCGGGTTCAGATCGTACTACCACAAAAATACAGACCAACAAAGGAGGACCAGAAGCTCAAGGTTTCTCATGTGAAAGGTGGTAACAGTACTGCTCCTGCTAAGCCTGAATTCATCACTCTGAAAGCACCACTTGAAAGTGTACCTGATCATTCTGAAAGCATTCCCTGCGTGGAAGATTCATCAGCTGAAGCATCTGAACTTGCTGTGGCTGGAACCCTGCCAATTGTTTCAGAATGCTTCGTCGTCTCTCATGATGATGTGACAGACTGTGGAGATGGAGAGTCGTTGGATGCAGCTGAAAGCATTGAGCTGGAGATGCCATTAGCTATCCAGGACATCGATGAATCCGACGAACACATTGAGGATACCATTCTGCCTGCTGACAGTGTATGCGGAGTTGAGGAACAATCACTTGTGGATCATGTGCCTGATCAATCAGCAAATGAGTGTGCAAGTTCAGATATCAGGACTCCCCAGACTGTGATAGCTTCTGAGAAGCATGATCAAGCCGGGCTTGGGACTAAATCAGAGAGTCTGTCTAAGGGGCCTGTGAAACCGAAGGCGAAGGCCACATCGAGTATTACGAGAGACAAAGGCTCAAGTCAGAAAAATGGAAGAACACCTCACCTGACATCTACCAGTACAGCAGTTGACAGCTCCAGTGGACCAAAGACAGCAAGAAAACCTGCAGATGTTACTGTTACCACCAAATTCAGTAACACAGAGAGAAAATCCAGGCCTACAGTTACATCAGCTGTGCAAAAAGCTAAGGAGATCAAAGTACGCTCAGCATCTAACTCAAAGGATTCATCTGGGGAACCATCTAGGTTGGCAAAGCTAAAGGCTTCGACAATGAAAACCGCGCCATCTCCATCACTTCCTTCAGGGAAACAGACCAACAGAAAGATGACAGGGAACAATGTTGGCAAGAATCCTCAAATTCTTCCaaagaagagagaagaaaaggtaAAAATAGGTCCACTGAAACTGTCGAGATCTTTAAACTTGTCTGGCAAGTCGCTCTCGGGTGTAAAGTTGAGGACAGTCAGAAAAGAGAAAATTGCTCCCCCAATCAACAGCAGCAAGAAGGTTTCTGGAACAGAAAATTCTAGTACTGATGCCAAGGAGGCTAAACAGAGAATTCTGAAGACGGCTTCACCAAAACTGCGGAAACTGGAGACTAACAACAAAGAGATCGGACCTCGCAAAG CTTCCGTTTCTGCAGAAAAAATCGACACTGCAAGAACTGCCAACGCAAGGAGGGCAAAGCCTGCGCCGGCAACCACCTCGAGCACCGTGGTGCCAGCGCAGCCGCCTCGCAAACTGACGTTCCGGCGGGGCAAGGTACTGAACCCCGacgagagcagcagcagcaccccgAGACGGCTCCGGTTCAGGCCTGCCATAGCCGCGGCAGACGCGACAGCCAGGAGCAGAGGCAGCAGCAGGGTCGCCAGCCGGAGGatcggcagcggcggcgctgcagcGAGAGACGCGGGCGCCGAGGTCGtcgtgctgcggcggcggcaggaCGACGGTAAGGAGACGAAAAAGCAGGAGCCGGGGCTGTTCAACAACGTGATCGAGGAGACGGCGAGCCGGCTCGTCGCGGAGGCGAGGAAGAGCAAGGTGAAGGCGCTCGTCGGCGCCTTTGAGACCGTCATCTCGCTGCAGGAAACCAGCAAGGCCGCTGCTGCTCCGGCTATGGCAGCAGGTGTCGTCGTGCCATGA